ACACGAGCGCAAATCGAGGCGGTAATCGCTACTTTGGCCCGCCAGGTACAATTCGAGCAGCCGGTTGCCACCGATGCTCGAGCGGCCAACCAGGAGCGAGGGCATGGCCGCTAAGGAAACCGCCGCGCAAAAGAAGCAGCGCGCCCTACGACTTGCCGCAAGGCTGGAACAGTCGTATCCGCAGGCGCGTATCAGCTTGGATTTCCACGATGCTTGGCAATGCCTGGTCGCGACCATCTTATCGGCCCAATGTACCGACGAACGAGTCAACCGAGTGACGCCTGAATTGTTCGCGCGGCTGCCCGATCCGCGGGCGACCGCGGCCGCACCGGCGGAGCTTATCGAGCGAATGATCGCATCCACCGGATTCTTTCGTCAGAAAACCAAGGCGCTACAGGGGGTTGCGCGCGCGCTGCTGGAGCGCTTCGACGGCCAGGTGCCTGACACTATGGAAGAGCTGGTCAGTCTGCCTGGAGTGGGACGAAAGACCGCAAACGTGATCTTAGGCCACATTTTCGGCAAGCCCGGGCTGGTCGTGGATACTCATGTACGACGCTTGTCGTATCGCTTGGGATTGAGTGTGCAGCGCGATCCCGGCAAGATCGAGCAGGATCTGCAGGCATTGCTGCCACCCGCGCAATGGACCGCCTTTTCGATGCGTCTGATTCTCCATGGCCGGCGAATTTGCGTGGCGCAGCGCCCGCGTTGTGAGCTCTGCCCGCTGGAGCCCGACTGCCCGCGTGTGGGGGTGCCCGTCAAAACCCGACCAGGCGGAAAACGGCAGGTCGGTTGACCCGCGGGTTAGCCTTCGGAGATATGTTAGGCAGTGCTACGCTTGGGACACCCCGTGTTTGAAGGGCGTGGAAGGCATGTCATAATGGGTGGCTATCGTACCTGCCCATGGTTACGTAGGGCGTCGCCGTGAAACTGCGCATTGAAGAAATTACCTCCGAGGAACAGGAGCTTGAGTTCCGCGCCGACGAGCATGAAGTCAACCGGCTTTTGGAACGTGGCCCGGTGCGCGAATACCACTTGCGCCAGCCCTTCACGATTCATCTCACCTATTATCGGGCCGGTATGGAGCTGTTTTTTGCCGGCACCTTGAGCGCCGAGATGACCGCGCTTTGCGCTCGTTGCACCGAGCAGTTCCAAGCCCCCAGCCAGCGCCAATTTCGCTTTGTCCTGGCACCACGCGTGTTGGGCGAGGGGGGCCGACGCGACCTGGGGAGCGAGGATCTTGAATTCTCTACTTATGCGGGCGATGAGATCGACTTATTGCCGCTGGTCAGCGAACAACTGCTATTGGCCTTGCCCATGCGTCCGTTGTGCGCCGAGGATTGCCGCGGCCTGTGTGCGCGATGCGGAGCTAATCTGAACTGGACATCGTGCGCGTGCGACCAGGCACCAGCCGATCCGCGGTTTGCCGTGTTTCGCTCGCTTAAAGTAACTCGCTCCTGATAGCGGAGCGCATCCCACACAAAGGAATCAATGCCTCATGCCCGTACCCAAACGCCGAACCTCCAAGTCCAAGCGCGATAAGCGTCGCGCCCATGACTCCTTGACCGCGGTCAGTGTGATCAGTTGCCCGCAATGCGGCGAGAGCACGCTGCCCCATCGCATCTGCCGCCATTGCGGGACCTATCGTGGCCGTCAGATGGCCGAGGCCGAACAAGGCTGAGCAAGCATGAAGGTGAAAATCGCGCTAGACGCGATGGGGGGTGACTTCGCGCCGCGTGCCACCGTGGAAGGGGCGGTGATGGCGGCGCGCGAGTTGGGCTTGGAGGTCGTGCTGGTGGGCGACCGCGACCTCATCCAGCGCGAGCTGAGCGAGCACGTCACCAAGGGTCTCAAGCTCACTATTGAGCATGCCACCGAAGTGGTGGCGATGGACGAAGCGCCAATGGAGGCGGTACTCTCCAAACCTCATTCCTCGCTTCATCTGTGCTATGAGTTGATGAAGCGGGGAGAGGTGGGGGCGGTCATCAGCGCGGGCAACTCCGGCGCCATGATGACGATCGGGATTGCCGTGATGGGTAATCTGGCCGGGATCGATCGACCGGCGATCGCCTCGCTGGTGCCCTCGCTGGAAGAAGTCACGCTGCTTATCGACGCCGGCGCCAATACCGAGGTCAAGGCTGCCAACCTGGCTCAATTTGCCGCCATGGGCAGCGCTTACATGCGCCACCTACGAGGGATCGCCCAACCGCGGGTGGCCTTGCTCTCCAACGGCGAGGAAGACTCCAAGGGCAACGACCTGACCCGCAGCGCCGCGGCTTTGCTGCGCCAGACCGGTGCGGTCAACTACGTTGGCTATCTGGAGGGGCGCGACCTCCATTATGCCAAGGCCGATGTGATTGTGACTGACGGCTTTACCGGCAATGTGGCGCTTAAGACCGCGGAGGGAACGGCGCGTTTTGCCTTGAGCAGTCTACGCGAAATCTTCACCACCAGCGCGCGCGGCCGGCTTAGCTACTTGCTGATTCGCCGTCGCCTCAAGGCGCTACGTGCGCGGCTGGAGCCTTCCGAATATGGTGGGGCGCCACTGCTGGGGCTCAACGGAGCGGCCTTTATTGCCCATGGCAGCTCCAGTGCCCTGGCCATTCGCAATGCCCTGCGGGCTGCCGCCAATGGTGCTTTGGGCGAGGCCGTCAATCGCGAGATCGTGGCATTGATGGCACAACTGACCGCCAATCTAGCACTGCCTCCTCCCAGCAAGGGCTTCCGCGCGCTGTTCAGCCGGATGCGAGACCGGCTACAGCGCCGCGCGCGCGAGAGCGAAGCCGCGCGGCCGGCCCGCGAGGGTGAACCGGCGGCGGCGTCCGCGCGCGCCACGGGCAGTCTGCAGAGCGCCAACCCAGTCAGGGACACCGGTAGCCTGAAGGGCGAGTCGGAGGCCGAGCACGCCGTCGCGCGCCAAGTCACGGTGGAGGTGATGCCGCGAATCAGCAGCAACGGCGCTACTACCGGCAAACCGGCCGCCGAAGCGGCCCCGTCGGGTCCGGCGACCCCGCCTGCTCTGACCCCACCGCCAACGCCACCCAAACCCGAGCACTGAGCAATCCATGAACTTGGCTTTTCTATTTCCCGGTCAAGGGGCGCAAAAAGTCGGTATGGGCAAATCGCTGGCCGACAATTTCGCCAGCGCGCGAGAGACCTTCGAACAAGCCGATCAGGCCTTGGGAGAGCCGCTGTCTCGGCTATGCTTCGAGGGGCCGGAAGACGCTCTGCGCCTGACCGCCAACACCCAGCCCGCCATCCTGACCGTTTCGGTGGCGGCTTGGCGCGTGCTAACCGATGAACTGGGGTTGCGCCCGACCTTAGCCGCCGGCCACAGCCTGGGCGAATACAGCGCACTGGTTGCGGTGGGCGCGCTGCGCTTTGAACAAGCGGTAAGGGCGGTGCGCCGGCGCGGAGCGCTGATGCAGGCGGCTTGCCCGCCCGGTCTGGGTGCGATGGCAGCGCTCATAGGACTGGAGCCGGCTGCGGTTGAGGAAGTGTGCGCACAAGCTACCGAAGGTGCGGAGTTCGTCGCCCCGGCCAACTTCAATGCTCCCGGTCAGATCGTGGTCGCGGGTTACGCCGCCGCGGTGAACCGCGCATTGGAGTTGGCTAAGGCACGGGGAAGCAAGCTGTCGGTGATGCTCAACGTCAGCGCTCCCTTTCATTGCTCCTTGATGCGGCCGGCGCGCGAAGGAATGGCGCCGGTGCTGGCCGAATTACAAGTGGGGGAGTTGACAGCAGGGGTGGTTGCCAACGTCGATGGCCGAATCAACCGCGACCCAAATCGAGTCGTTCCCTTGTTGCTGGAGCAGATAACCGCACCGGTGCGCTGGGACCAATCGATGCAAACGATGGCGCAGGCAGGCATCGAACAGGCGATCGAAATCGGGCCGGGTCGTGTGCTGAGTGGCCTGATGCGTCGGATCAACCGGCAATTGCCCGTTCATTCGATGGAAGAAGCGGCGTCGTTGCCTGGCTTGCGTTCCGCCTTGGCGCAGGTTTAAGCGCAGTGTAACTGGCTCAGGCCAAGCGCGGTACGCAATAACCGGACGGAGCACAATGCCTTGCTTGGCCCTATATAAGTCCCTATGCTGGCGGTTTGCGTTCGCCCGGCAAGCGCCGCGCCGCCCGGTTAAGCCCGTGGCTCCGTGGGAGCGTAAATTCAAGGGGCGATTGACCCCGGCGCCAACCGTGCCGTGGCAGGAGGAAGAGGTATAAGATGGCCGCAGACGTCGAGAGCAGGGTCCGCGAGATCATCAGCGAGCAGCTTGGCGTAGCCGCCAACGAGGTGACCCCGGAAGCCTCTTTTATCGAGGATCTGGGGGCCGACTCTTTGGATATCGTCGAGTTGGTGATGGCGTTGGAGGAGGAGTACGGAATGGAGATCTCGGATGAGGATGCCGAGAAGATCCGTACCGTCAAAGACGTGGTTGATTATATTCAGGCGCACAAGAGCTAGGTCGGGTCCGATCGGCGGGCTCTGGGCCAACCAGCCCGGCCCCGCGCCTGTTTTCATCCGGTCAGCGTTACACTGCCAGAGGCGACGCGTGAGGCGTTCCGCTGGCGGTGGACGCTTCGCATATCAACTCCAGTCCTGATCCCGTTATGCGTTGCCCGTTCTGTCGCCATGGTAACAATCGGGTAATCGATTCGCGGGTTTCCAGCGAGGGTAGCACGATTCGGCGCCGCCGCGTGTGCGCCGCCTGCCGGCGGCGCTTTACGACGTACGAGCGAGTGGAAGAGATCGCGCCGATGGTGATCAAAAAAGACGGCCGGCGCGAGCCGTTCGACCGGCAAAAGTTAATCGCCGGGCTCAAAAAAGCCTGCGAGAAACGGCCGGTCTCGATGGAAGAGATTGAGCAGTTGGCCGACCGCATCGAGGCTGCAGTGTTGGAACTGGGCGGCAAGGAAGTACCCAGTTCCTTTGTGGGCGGTGCGGTGATGAACGAGCTGCACGAGCTGGACCAGGTCGCATATGTGCGCTTTGCTTCGGTCTACCGTTCTTTCAAGGATATCGGCGAGTTCATGCATGAACTCGAAGAGCTAATAAGCCATCGCCAGCAGGCCGGCCCGCCAGTGGCGGGCAAGGGCAAAAGTGGCGGCAGTTCCGCCTGAGCTTGGCGATGGATTCTCCCGCGGCCGGTCCGGATGAGTATTTCATGGACCAGGCGCTGGCCTTGGCCGCCGGTGTCCTCGGTCGCACTTCACCCAATCCCGCGGTGGGCTGCGTGATCGTCAAGCAAGGGCGGGTGGTAGCA
Above is a genomic segment from Candidatus Binataceae bacterium containing:
- the rpmF gene encoding 50S ribosomal protein L32 codes for the protein MPVPKRRTSKSKRDKRRAHDSLTAVSVISCPQCGESTLPHRICRHCGTYRGRQMAEAEQG
- the plsX gene encoding phosphate acyltransferase PlsX, yielding MKVKIALDAMGGDFAPRATVEGAVMAARELGLEVVLVGDRDLIQRELSEHVTKGLKLTIEHATEVVAMDEAPMEAVLSKPHSSLHLCYELMKRGEVGAVISAGNSGAMMTIGIAVMGNLAGIDRPAIASLVPSLEEVTLLIDAGANTEVKAANLAQFAAMGSAYMRHLRGIAQPRVALLSNGEEDSKGNDLTRSAAALLRQTGAVNYVGYLEGRDLHYAKADVIVTDGFTGNVALKTAEGTARFALSSLREIFTTSARGRLSYLLIRRRLKALRARLEPSEYGGAPLLGLNGAAFIAHGSSSALAIRNALRAAANGALGEAVNREIVALMAQLTANLALPPPSKGFRALFSRMRDRLQRRARESEAARPAREGEPAAASARATGSLQSANPVRDTGSLKGESEAEHAVARQVTVEVMPRISSNGATTGKPAAEAAPSGPATPPALTPPPTPPKPEH
- a CDS encoding DUF177 domain-containing protein codes for the protein MKLRIEEITSEEQELEFRADEHEVNRLLERGPVREYHLRQPFTIHLTYYRAGMELFFAGTLSAEMTALCARCTEQFQAPSQRQFRFVLAPRVLGEGGRRDLGSEDLEFSTYAGDEIDLLPLVSEQLLLALPMRPLCAEDCRGLCARCGANLNWTSCACDQAPADPRFAVFRSLKVTRS
- the nth gene encoding endonuclease III; protein product: MAAKETAAQKKQRALRLAARLEQSYPQARISLDFHDAWQCLVATILSAQCTDERVNRVTPELFARLPDPRATAAAPAELIERMIASTGFFRQKTKALQGVARALLERFDGQVPDTMEELVSLPGVGRKTANVILGHIFGKPGLVVDTHVRRLSYRLGLSVQRDPGKIEQDLQALLPPAQWTAFSMRLILHGRRICVAQRPRCELCPLEPDCPRVGVPVKTRPGGKRQVG
- the fabD gene encoding ACP S-malonyltransferase, producing MNLAFLFPGQGAQKVGMGKSLADNFASARETFEQADQALGEPLSRLCFEGPEDALRLTANTQPAILTVSVAAWRVLTDELGLRPTLAAGHSLGEYSALVAVGALRFEQAVRAVRRRGALMQAACPPGLGAMAALIGLEPAAVEEVCAQATEGAEFVAPANFNAPGQIVVAGYAAAVNRALELAKARGSKLSVMLNVSAPFHCSLMRPAREGMAPVLAELQVGELTAGVVANVDGRINRDPNRVVPLLLEQITAPVRWDQSMQTMAQAGIEQAIEIGPGRVLSGLMRRINRQLPVHSMEEAASLPGLRSALAQV
- the nrdR gene encoding transcriptional regulator NrdR, which gives rise to MDASHINSSPDPVMRCPFCRHGNNRVIDSRVSSEGSTIRRRRVCAACRRRFTTYERVEEIAPMVIKKDGRREPFDRQKLIAGLKKACEKRPVSMEEIEQLADRIEAAVLELGGKEVPSSFVGGAVMNELHELDQVAYVRFASVYRSFKDIGEFMHELEELISHRQQAGPPVAGKGKSGGSSA
- the acpP gene encoding acyl carrier protein; protein product: MAADVESRVREIISEQLGVAANEVTPEASFIEDLGADSLDIVELVMALEEEYGMEISDEDAEKIRTVKDVVDYIQAHKS